In Paraburkholderia flagellata, a genomic segment contains:
- a CDS encoding ABC transporter ATP-binding protein — protein sequence MSFLTLTDVSKSFGDLQAVTGVNLSVEKGEFVSLLGPSGCGKTTTLQMIAGFVETTRGRITLDGRDITHMPPNKRGLGIVFQSYALFPHMSVEQNVSFGLEMRGVDKTERRDRIREALALVRLDAYAHRFPRELSGGQRQRVAIARAIVIAPPVLLLDEPMSNLDAKLREDMQFELRAIQRKIGTTTLMVTHDQSEALSISDRVVVMESGRITQVDTPYRAYERPENDFVSQFIGKANMLAGRIVAREGDTIRVDLGHDLAETGSTAQLPERGRAVGVGDAITLCIRPEKLKLCASGSGRLAGRVTSRFFLGSQWLYRLDSRAGEMLVCCQNEGKEPLAEGDQVGIDWHSDAIRFIHKEGARVQHA from the coding sequence ATGTCGTTCCTCACCCTGACCGATGTGTCGAAATCGTTCGGCGACCTGCAGGCGGTCACCGGCGTCAATTTGTCGGTGGAAAAAGGCGAGTTCGTCTCGCTGCTCGGCCCCTCGGGCTGCGGGAAAACCACGACGCTGCAGATGATTGCCGGGTTCGTTGAGACCACGCGCGGACGCATCACGCTCGACGGTCGTGACATCACGCATATGCCGCCGAACAAGCGCGGCCTCGGCATCGTGTTCCAGAGCTATGCGCTCTTTCCGCACATGAGCGTGGAGCAGAACGTGAGCTTCGGCCTCGAAATGCGCGGCGTGGACAAAACCGAGCGCAGGGATCGCATCCGCGAGGCGCTCGCGCTCGTGCGCCTCGACGCTTACGCGCACCGCTTTCCGCGCGAGCTTTCGGGCGGCCAGCGCCAGCGTGTGGCGATCGCGCGCGCCATTGTGATCGCGCCGCCCGTGCTCCTGCTCGACGAACCGATGTCGAATCTCGACGCCAAGCTGCGCGAAGACATGCAGTTCGAGCTGCGCGCCATCCAGCGCAAGATCGGCACGACCACGCTGATGGTCACGCACGATCAGTCGGAGGCGCTCTCGATCAGCGACCGCGTGGTCGTGATGGAAAGCGGCCGCATCACCCAGGTCGACACGCCTTATCGCGCGTATGAGCGGCCCGAGAACGACTTCGTCTCGCAGTTCATCGGCAAGGCCAACATGCTCGCGGGCCGCATCGTCGCGCGCGAGGGCGACACGATCCGCGTGGATCTCGGCCACGATCTCGCGGAAACGGGGTCGACGGCGCAACTGCCCGAGCGCGGCCGCGCGGTGGGTGTGGGCGACGCGATCACGCTGTGCATCCGCCCTGAAAAGCTCAAGCTGTGCGCAAGCGGCTCGGGCCGTCTTGCAGGACGCGTGACGAGCCGCTTCTTCCTCGGCAGCCAGTGGCTCTACCGCCTGGACAGCCGTGCGGGGGAGATGCTGGTGTGCTGCCAGAACGAGGGGAAGGAGCCGCTTGCCGAAGGCGACCAGGTGGGCATTGACTGGCATAGCGACGCGATTCGCTTCATCCACAAGGAGGGCGCCCGTGTCCAGCACGCTTGA
- a CDS encoding glycosyltransferase family 4 protein translates to MRILFVIGNLGDYHVPRYEALVRAASGRGHQVALLEVFARSGVYGFPQERRAAFFASRPRMAETLVENGADSDGLGARDTARLIAKVRNFMPDVVITLGYNTGYSAVLCFLRHLTRRFKLIYMSDSKADDGLRQRTKERLKRFIVSRFDGALVAGEKHRRYAQSLGIPKERSRIGFDVIDVDYFSDLAQAATDNPEAVRSRFGLPQRYVLCVSRFVARKNVDVLIDAYRKSGVYNENIGLVLVGQGPLEAQLRARIASFGLTPHVTILNSLANQEMPNLYALAEFVVLASEFDQWGLCVNEAFAAGCPAIVTRTCGVAGEVVIDGVNGFVVEPRDVSTLAQRIGELGGEPALRERFAAGAQSTIRRWTPLLFASSALELAEVTTRKASDPAQHELV, encoded by the coding sequence ATGCGCATCCTCTTCGTCATCGGCAACCTGGGCGACTATCACGTCCCTCGCTACGAGGCGCTCGTTCGCGCGGCCTCCGGTCGCGGTCACCAGGTGGCGCTTCTCGAGGTCTTCGCGCGCTCCGGCGTGTATGGCTTTCCGCAGGAACGCCGCGCCGCCTTCTTTGCGAGCCGCCCGCGAATGGCGGAAACGTTGGTCGAAAACGGCGCAGACAGCGACGGCCTCGGCGCGCGCGACACTGCGCGTCTCATCGCGAAGGTACGCAACTTCATGCCTGACGTGGTCATCACGCTCGGCTACAACACCGGCTATTCGGCGGTGCTCTGTTTCCTCAGACATCTCACGCGGCGCTTCAAGCTCATCTACATGTCGGACTCGAAGGCCGACGACGGGCTGCGCCAGCGCACGAAGGAGCGGCTCAAGCGTTTCATCGTGAGCCGCTTCGACGGCGCGCTCGTCGCGGGCGAGAAGCATCGCCGTTACGCGCAATCGCTTGGCATACCGAAGGAACGCTCGCGCATCGGCTTCGACGTGATCGATGTCGATTATTTTTCGGATCTCGCGCAGGCCGCGACCGATAACCCCGAGGCCGTGCGGTCCCGCTTCGGACTGCCGCAGCGCTACGTGTTGTGCGTGAGCCGCTTCGTCGCCCGCAAGAACGTCGACGTGCTGATCGACGCCTACCGTAAATCCGGCGTGTACAACGAAAATATCGGCCTCGTCCTGGTGGGTCAGGGACCGCTCGAAGCGCAATTGCGCGCGCGCATCGCCTCGTTCGGCCTTACCCCGCATGTGACGATACTCAACTCACTCGCTAATCAGGAAATGCCGAATCTTTATGCGCTCGCGGAATTCGTCGTACTGGCGAGCGAATTCGATCAATGGGGATTGTGCGTGAACGAAGCGTTTGCGGCCGGGTGTCCTGCCATCGTCACGCGCACCTGCGGCGTGGCTGGCGAGGTCGTGATAGACGGCGTGAACGGTTTCGTGGTCGAACCGCGCGACGTCTCGACGCTCGCGCAACGTATCGGCGAGCTGGGCGGCGAGCCCGCGCTGCGTGAGCGCTTTGCCGCCGGCGCGCAAAGTACGATCCGGCGCTGGACGCCGTTGCTCTTCGCATCGAGCGCGCTGGAGCTTGCCGAGGTCACGACCCGCAAGGCAAGCGACCCCGCGCAGCACGAACTCGTTTAG
- a CDS encoding ABC transporter permease has product MRKNGPLALTFHSFVILFVLAPLVIVILVAFTPDETLTLPTHGLSLRWFRAILDYPDFITAFLNSLKLAFASATLSLVIALPAGLAIGRARFPGRGFLNALLLSPLVIPGLVLGIALLRFFAMIGATGSFAWLILAHMIIITPFVMRLVLASVSGLDRSIEHAAASLGANAWTTFRRVTLPMIVPGITGGWLLAFINSFDELTMSIFVTSPQTVTLPVRMYMYATESIDPMMASVSALVIFITAGAMFLLDRVYGLNRILIGQH; this is encoded by the coding sequence ATGCGCAAAAACGGACCGCTCGCCCTCACGTTCCACAGCTTCGTCATTCTGTTCGTGCTGGCGCCGCTCGTCATCGTCATTCTCGTGGCCTTCACGCCCGACGAAACCTTGACGCTCCCCACGCACGGCCTTTCGCTGCGCTGGTTCCGCGCGATTCTCGACTACCCCGACTTCATCACGGCGTTCCTCAACAGCCTCAAGCTCGCGTTCGCTTCGGCCACGCTCTCGCTCGTCATCGCGTTGCCCGCGGGTCTCGCTATCGGTCGTGCGCGCTTTCCGGGCCGCGGCTTTCTCAACGCGCTGCTGCTTTCGCCGCTCGTGATTCCGGGTCTCGTGCTGGGCATCGCGCTGCTGCGCTTCTTCGCGATGATCGGCGCAACCGGCTCGTTCGCGTGGCTGATCCTCGCGCACATGATCATCATCACGCCGTTCGTCATGCGGCTCGTGCTCGCCTCGGTCAGCGGCCTCGACCGCAGCATCGAGCATGCGGCGGCCTCGCTCGGCGCGAACGCGTGGACCACGTTCCGCCGCGTCACGCTGCCGATGATCGTGCCCGGCATCACGGGGGGCTGGCTGCTCGCATTCATCAACAGCTTCGATGAACTGACGATGTCGATCTTCGTGACCTCGCCGCAAACCGTCACGCTGCCCGTGCGCATGTATATGTACGCGACTGAATCGATCGACCCGATGATGGCTTCCGTTTCCGCGCTCGTCATCTTCATCACGGCTGGTGCGATGTTTCTGCTCGACCGCGTGTACGGGCTCAACCGCATTCTGATCGGGCAGCACTGA
- a CDS encoding ABC transporter permease, translated as MRAGWQAYMPLWLMSAPAMLLFAALVLVPLAMTLALTFYRFDPMSGPIAAFDLHNYVEVLGSSYFHTIFLRTFGIAALTTLLCVVIGTPEAYILSRMRDPWRSLFLLVILAPLLVSVVVRAFGWSMLLNMNGLVNQFFGLFGAGPFKLEYTTFAIVIALVHVMLPFMVIPVWTALQRLDPQTENAALSLMASPFTTMRRIVLPQLMPGILSGSLMVFGLSASAFAIPGLLGGRRLKVAATAVYDQFLSSMNWPLGATIAVLLLVANLVVMLTYYRVLERRYARSMG; from the coding sequence ATGCGCGCCGGCTGGCAGGCCTACATGCCGCTCTGGCTCATGAGCGCGCCCGCGATGCTGCTGTTCGCCGCGCTCGTGCTCGTGCCGCTCGCCATGACCCTGGCACTCACGTTCTACCGCTTCGATCCGATGAGCGGCCCCATCGCCGCATTCGATCTGCACAACTACGTAGAAGTGCTGGGCTCGTCGTACTTTCACACCATCTTCCTGCGCACCTTCGGCATTGCGGCGCTCACCACGCTGCTGTGCGTCGTGATCGGCACGCCCGAGGCGTACATCCTCTCGCGTATGCGCGACCCGTGGCGCTCGCTGTTCCTGCTCGTGATCCTCGCGCCGCTACTGGTTTCCGTGGTGGTGCGTGCGTTCGGCTGGAGCATGCTGCTCAACATGAACGGCCTCGTGAACCAGTTCTTCGGCCTGTTCGGCGCGGGGCCCTTCAAACTCGAATACACGACCTTCGCTATCGTCATTGCGCTCGTGCACGTGATGCTGCCATTCATGGTGATACCGGTGTGGACCGCGTTGCAAAGACTCGATCCGCAAACCGAGAACGCGGCGCTCTCGCTGATGGCCTCGCCGTTCACCACCATGCGCCGCATCGTGCTGCCGCAACTCATGCCCGGCATTCTCTCCGGCAGCCTCATGGTGTTCGGTCTTTCGGCAAGCGCTTTCGCGATTCCTGGCCTGCTCGGCGGCCGGCGTCTGAAAGTGGCGGCCACCGCCGTGTACGACCAGTTCCTCAGTTCGATGAACTGGCCGCTCGGCGCGACGATTGCCGTGCTGCTGCTCGTCGCCAATCTCGTGGTGATGCTCACCTACTACCGCGTGCTCGAACGGCGCTACGCGCGCAGCATGGGCTAA
- the hpnI gene encoding bacteriohopanetetrol glucosamine biosynthesis glycosyltransferase HpnI codes for MERTHATGRTGAIVAMAVTALAVASAAIEVMRAELPGFSHLLFDSLAVLLGLCAVVGIIYTCTASALVGRFFAREVATPRHFPAITLAKPLHGDEWHLEEHLASFFEQDYPGQVQYLFGVHDARDEALNAIERLRVRYPAAHITVVADSRLYGPNRKIANLVNMLEKAEHDVLCFADSDVLVEKNYLRQVVGALQQPGVGLVSAVYRGLCAPGFWPRVASALTNYHFLPGVVTGLAIGRARPCFGQSIAMTREMLERIGGLAQFAHHLAEDHAIGEAVRRAGAEVSIPPILVRHACVENTFAQLFAHELRWSRTVRAADRSGHLGAVLMHPFALAMLAVALSGGAAPAWILAAVALCARAWLIWRTDRATADESSGLLCLPLWEMVQFAIYVASFCSSGVVWRGTRFRVDRNGMLSPVHET; via the coding sequence ATGGAACGCACGCACGCGACGGGGCGAACCGGCGCCATCGTTGCGATGGCCGTGACGGCGCTTGCCGTCGCTTCTGCGGCAATTGAAGTCATGCGCGCTGAACTGCCCGGGTTTTCGCATCTGCTATTCGACTCGCTAGCAGTGCTACTCGGTCTTTGCGCCGTGGTCGGCATTATCTATACCTGCACGGCCAGCGCGCTCGTCGGCCGTTTCTTCGCGCGTGAGGTGGCAACGCCGCGGCACTTTCCGGCAATCACGCTCGCCAAGCCGCTGCACGGCGACGAATGGCACCTCGAGGAGCACCTCGCCAGCTTCTTCGAGCAGGACTATCCTGGACAAGTCCAGTATCTCTTCGGCGTTCACGATGCGCGTGATGAAGCCCTCAACGCCATCGAACGGCTACGCGTGCGTTATCCCGCTGCACACATCACGGTCGTCGCCGATTCGCGCCTTTATGGTCCCAACCGCAAGATCGCGAATCTCGTGAACATGCTAGAAAAGGCCGAGCACGACGTGCTGTGCTTTGCCGATAGCGACGTGCTCGTCGAGAAAAACTATCTGCGCCAGGTGGTCGGCGCGCTACAGCAACCAGGCGTCGGTCTGGTGAGCGCGGTGTATCGCGGCCTGTGCGCCCCCGGATTCTGGCCGCGTGTTGCGTCGGCCTTGACCAACTATCATTTCCTGCCCGGCGTCGTGACCGGGCTCGCTATCGGGCGCGCGCGGCCGTGTTTCGGCCAGTCCATCGCCATGACGCGTGAAATGCTCGAACGCATTGGCGGTCTTGCGCAATTCGCGCATCATCTCGCCGAAGATCATGCGATTGGTGAAGCCGTGCGCCGCGCCGGCGCGGAAGTTTCCATTCCGCCCATTCTCGTGCGGCACGCGTGCGTGGAGAATACGTTCGCACAACTCTTTGCGCACGAATTGCGCTGGAGCCGCACCGTGCGCGCGGCGGACCGCTCGGGGCATCTGGGCGCCGTGCTGATGCATCCGTTCGCGCTCGCGATGCTGGCTGTGGCGTTGTCCGGCGGCGCGGCGCCGGCGTGGATACTGGCCGCCGTGGCGCTCTGCGCGCGGGCGTGGCTGATCTGGAGGACCGATCGCGCGACCGCCGACGAGTCCAGCGGACTGTTATGCTTACCCCTTTGGGAAATGGTCCAGTTCGCGATCTATGTCGCGAGTTTTTGTTCGTCTGGCGTCGTTTGGCGCGGCACGCGCTTTCGCGTCGACAGGAATGGCATGCTTTCGCCAGTCCACGAGACCTGA
- a CDS encoding (2Fe-2S)-binding protein: MSTVTPLSPAQFVRVAETARASVSFVLDGVEIKALAGDTLLTAILTHQRHVRLSDFSTAPRAGFCLIGACQDCWVRSEDGTRLRACSTPLREGMRVLTRIDLDAEVYDGGAR; the protein is encoded by the coding sequence ATGAGCACCGTCACGCCGCTTTCCCCTGCCCAGTTCGTCCGCGTTGCCGAGACCGCGCGCGCGAGTGTTTCCTTCGTATTAGATGGCGTCGAAATCAAGGCGCTCGCGGGCGATACGCTGCTCACCGCGATCCTCACGCACCAGCGGCACGTGCGCCTCAGCGACTTCAGTACAGCGCCGCGCGCGGGCTTCTGCCTGATCGGCGCTTGCCAGGATTGCTGGGTCCGCAGCGAGGACGGCACGCGCCTGCGCGCCTGCTCTACGCCGCTGCGAGAAGGCATGCGCGTGCTGACGCGAATTGATCTGGATGCCGAAGTTTACGACGGAGGTGCGCGATGA
- a CDS encoding IclR family transcriptional regulator, translated as MTAVEEKSGTPADDARGAGVLQRAFAVIRALGASQAEGSRVTALAKTVGLTQATVHRLLQGLIAEGVVEQDEGTKRYRLSVDFFALAAQAGDPSGMRTLCRPALLRLCASLGDTIFLLVKSSFDAVCLDMCEGPFPIRSFTGDIGGRVALGVGQGSLAILAFQPEAEREEIIRFNVPRLRSYGVLDEVYLRTEIERVRKLGYAGRNTGVLEGMAGVAVPILDQNGCAVGALSVGTLAARLTEDRLPTIVELLKRQAEIIGPQTNPFDVAVRRPMHGLTRAMTTQPLA; from the coding sequence ATGACGGCAGTGGAAGAGAAAAGTGGAACGCCAGCCGACGACGCACGCGGCGCGGGCGTGTTGCAGCGCGCATTCGCGGTGATCCGCGCCCTGGGCGCGAGCCAGGCGGAAGGTAGCCGCGTCACAGCGCTCGCCAAGACTGTGGGGCTGACGCAGGCCACCGTGCATCGGCTGCTGCAGGGGCTGATCGCCGAAGGTGTGGTCGAGCAGGACGAAGGCACCAAACGCTATCGGCTGAGCGTGGACTTCTTTGCGCTCGCCGCGCAGGCGGGCGATCCCAGCGGCATGCGCACGCTATGCCGGCCCGCGTTGCTGCGCCTGTGCGCAAGCCTTGGCGACACCATTTTCCTGCTCGTAAAGAGCAGTTTCGACGCGGTTTGCCTCGACATGTGCGAAGGTCCATTTCCGATCCGCTCGTTCACGGGCGATATCGGCGGGCGCGTGGCGCTCGGCGTGGGGCAGGGCAGTCTTGCCATTCTCGCGTTCCAGCCCGAAGCCGAACGCGAAGAAATCATTCGTTTCAACGTGCCACGCTTGCGCAGCTACGGTGTGCTGGACGAGGTGTATTTGCGCACGGAGATCGAGCGCGTGCGCAAGCTCGGCTACGCGGGGCGCAATACTGGCGTGCTGGAGGGCATGGCGGGCGTGGCCGTGCCGATTCTGGACCAGAACGGTTGCGCCGTCGGCGCACTGAGCGTGGGCACGCTGGCTGCGCGTCTCACTGAAGACCGGTTGCCCACGATCGTCGAACTGCTAAAACGGCAGGCCGAAATCATCGGGCCGCAAACGAACCCGTTCGACGTGGCGGTGCGCCGTCCCATGCACGGGCTCACGCGAGCGATGACGACGCAACCATTGGCTTGA
- a CDS encoding lysylphosphatidylglycerol synthase domain-containing protein encodes MKHMGRIAALAGLAIAVWLVWREHPAAVLQLLRGAGMGLVLAAVVHILPMCANAWDWRSLIRAAQRPSFAAMLKLVWIRESINGLLPVARVGGELVSFRLLGRAGVRPATAVASLIADMQLTLISQVLFALVAAGYLLEHSSSDTARFVGRLAWGLAGFIPLLVLFALVQHARPFERAARTLNRVTSGKVVDLVGKSVRVDLSLKLIWRQTGVVVRYVLIWQTLQCLGYALEIWIALRVLGTDATFMQAFVIEALIQMLSSIAFLVPAGLGVQEGGFVVIGGLLGFDAPTCLALAGARRVRDLLFYLPGLLAWQAAEYGWPSKRRTEGTATRARTE; translated from the coding sequence ATGAAGCACATGGGACGTATCGCCGCCCTGGCTGGTCTCGCGATCGCCGTGTGGCTTGTATGGCGCGAACATCCTGCGGCAGTGTTGCAACTGTTGCGCGGCGCGGGCATGGGCCTCGTGCTGGCGGCCGTCGTGCATATCCTGCCGATGTGCGCGAATGCCTGGGACTGGCGCAGCCTGATTCGCGCGGCGCAGCGTCCGTCGTTCGCGGCGATGCTCAAACTCGTATGGATTCGCGAGTCGATCAACGGCTTGCTGCCCGTTGCACGTGTGGGCGGCGAACTCGTTTCGTTCCGCCTGCTTGGCCGTGCGGGCGTGCGGCCGGCCACGGCGGTCGCGAGCCTCATCGCCGACATGCAACTCACGCTGATCAGCCAGGTTCTCTTTGCGTTGGTCGCCGCCGGCTATCTGCTCGAACATTCCTCCTCCGATACCGCGCGGTTCGTGGGGCGTCTCGCATGGGGTCTCGCGGGGTTCATACCGCTGCTCGTGCTCTTTGCGCTCGTGCAGCACGCGCGGCCGTTCGAGCGTGCTGCACGCACGCTCAATCGCGTCACGAGCGGCAAGGTCGTGGATCTCGTGGGCAAATCCGTGCGCGTCGATTTATCGCTCAAGCTGATCTGGCGGCAGACCGGCGTGGTCGTGCGTTACGTGCTCATCTGGCAGACGCTTCAATGCCTCGGCTACGCGCTCGAGATCTGGATCGCGTTGCGTGTGCTCGGCACGGATGCGACCTTCATGCAGGCGTTCGTGATCGAAGCCCTGATCCAGATGTTGAGCAGCATCGCGTTTCTTGTCCCGGCCGGCCTTGGCGTGCAAGAGGGCGGTTTCGTCGTGATAGGCGGACTGCTCGGGTTCGACGCGCCCACTTGCCTCGCACTCGCGGGCGCAAGGCGCGTGCGCGACCTGCTGTTCTATTTGCCCGGGCTGCTTGCCTGGCAGGCCGCCGAATATGGCTGGCCGTCAAAGCGCCGCACAGAGGGCACGGCCACGCGCGCCCGCACGGAATAA
- the hpnJ gene encoding hopanoid biosynthesis associated radical SAM protein HpnJ, with product MKTLFLQAPSYDGFDGGAGSRYQAKREIRSFWYPTWLAQPAALVPGSRVLDAPADGIDVEETLKIAMDYDLVIIHTSTPSFPSDALFAEDLKKRKPSLLVGMVGAKVMVDPHNSLTATEAIDFVCREEFDYTCKEIAEGKPFPEIKGLSWRAKDGSIEHNEARPILENMDELPFVAPIYKRDLKIDNYFIGYLNYPYVSIYTGRGCKSRCTFCLWPQTVSGHRYRTRSVENVLEEAKWIRDNMPEVKELMFDDDTFTDDLPRAEAIAIGLGKLGMTWSCNAKANVPYKTLKVMKENGLRLLLVGFESGDDQILVNIKKGVRTDFARRFSADCKTLGIKIHGTFILGLPGETQDTIKKTIEYAKEINPHTIQVSLAAPYPGTTLYKQAVENGWMEENKTINLVSKEGVQLAAIGYPNLPREEIYHHLEQFYRQFYFRPSKIWEIVREMLTSWDMMKRRLREGVEFFRFLRAHEA from the coding sequence ATGAAAACGCTGTTTCTGCAGGCCCCGTCGTATGACGGCTTCGACGGTGGCGCGGGCTCGCGCTACCAGGCAAAGCGCGAGATCCGCTCGTTCTGGTATCCCACCTGGCTTGCGCAGCCCGCGGCCCTCGTGCCCGGCAGCCGCGTGCTCGACGCGCCGGCCGACGGCATCGACGTGGAAGAAACGCTGAAGATCGCGATGGACTACGACCTCGTCATCATCCACACGAGCACGCCGTCGTTCCCGAGCGACGCGCTGTTTGCCGAGGATCTCAAGAAGCGCAAGCCGTCGCTGCTGGTCGGGATGGTCGGCGCGAAGGTGATGGTCGATCCGCACAACTCGCTCACGGCGACCGAAGCGATCGATTTCGTCTGCCGTGAAGAATTCGACTACACCTGCAAGGAAATCGCCGAAGGCAAGCCGTTCCCCGAGATCAAGGGCTTGAGCTGGCGCGCGAAGGACGGCTCGATCGAGCACAACGAAGCGCGTCCGATCCTCGAGAACATGGACGAGCTGCCGTTCGTCGCGCCGATCTACAAGCGCGACCTGAAGATCGACAACTACTTCATCGGCTATCTGAACTACCCGTACGTGTCGATCTACACGGGCCGCGGCTGCAAGTCGCGCTGCACGTTCTGCCTGTGGCCGCAGACGGTGAGCGGCCACCGCTACCGCACGCGCTCGGTGGAAAACGTGCTCGAGGAAGCGAAGTGGATCCGCGACAACATGCCGGAAGTCAAGGAACTCATGTTCGATGACGACACGTTCACCGACGACTTGCCGCGCGCTGAAGCGATCGCGATCGGCCTGGGCAAGCTCGGCATGACGTGGTCGTGCAACGCCAAGGCGAACGTGCCGTACAAGACGCTCAAGGTCATGAAGGAAAACGGCCTGCGCCTGTTGCTCGTGGGCTTCGAGTCGGGCGACGACCAGATTCTCGTGAACATCAAGAAGGGTGTGCGCACGGACTTCGCGCGCCGCTTCAGCGCCGACTGCAAGACGCTCGGCATCAAGATTCACGGCACCTTCATTCTGGGGCTGCCGGGCGAGACGCAGGACACGATCAAGAAGACGATCGAGTACGCGAAGGAAATCAATCCGCACACGATTCAGGTGTCGCTTGCCGCGCCGTATCCGGGCACGACGCTCTACAAGCAGGCTGTGGAAAACGGCTGGATGGAAGAGAACAAGACGATCAACCTGGTGAGCAAGGAAGGTGTGCAGCTCGCGGCGATCGGGTATCCCAACCTGCCGCGCGAGGAGATCTATCACCACCTCGAGCAGTTTTACCGCCAGTTCTACTTCCGGCCGTCGAAGATCTGGGAGATCGTGCGCGAGATGCTCACGAGCTGGGACATGATGAAGCGGCGTCTGCGCGAAGGCGTGGAGTTCTTCCGCTTCCTGCGCGCGCACGAGGCATGA
- a CDS encoding GNAT family N-acetyltransferase, whose product MTTINDRTLPVFEAPAETVAPVPVRAAPSIFHERWWLDIATQGNWKLAVVKQNDEVIGEMPYAMQRTRLWRVSHLPPLTRTLGPVIKSVTGSEARQLHHELDVTGKLIEQLPDCDSFFQVLDPRIGDALAFALHGFTVSARYTFRIDRNTTADEAWKRLNSKTRNVIRSASRELTIVPDLTPSEFIAFYEANLAARSRTNAYGDVVMRELVNAFVQRKTGMLLGAYGQGGKLVAAIGLVWDHQTMYYLLSSRVQDAHSGSISLLLWSGIGRALERKLTFDFDGFSSPSTFSFLNGFGATLTQRLGVERHGTVYLLMRTLKRKFAPGRVFAPNL is encoded by the coding sequence ATGACGACCATAAACGACCGGACGTTGCCCGTTTTCGAGGCACCGGCTGAGACAGTTGCGCCGGTGCCGGTACGCGCGGCGCCTTCGATCTTTCATGAGCGCTGGTGGCTCGATATCGCCACGCAAGGCAACTGGAAGCTTGCGGTGGTGAAGCAGAACGACGAGGTCATCGGCGAGATGCCGTACGCGATGCAGCGCACGCGACTGTGGCGTGTCTCGCACCTGCCGCCGCTCACGCGCACGCTCGGGCCGGTCATCAAGTCCGTGACCGGCAGCGAAGCCCGCCAACTGCATCATGAACTCGACGTCACCGGCAAGCTGATCGAACAGTTGCCCGATTGCGACAGTTTTTTCCAGGTGCTCGACCCGCGCATTGGCGATGCGCTTGCGTTCGCGCTGCATGGTTTTACGGTATCGGCGCGCTACACCTTCCGCATCGACCGCAATACCACGGCAGATGAAGCGTGGAAGCGTCTGAACAGCAAGACGCGCAACGTGATCCGCAGCGCGTCGCGTGAATTGACCATCGTGCCGGACCTCACGCCCAGCGAGTTCATCGCGTTCTACGAAGCGAATCTCGCGGCACGCTCTCGAACCAACGCCTACGGGGATGTGGTCATGCGCGAGCTCGTCAACGCATTCGTCCAGCGCAAGACCGGGATGCTGCTCGGCGCCTATGGGCAGGGTGGAAAACTCGTGGCGGCGATCGGCCTCGTTTGGGACCATCAGACGATGTATTACCTGCTTTCGTCGCGGGTGCAGGACGCGCACAGCGGATCGATCAGCCTGCTGCTGTGGAGCGGCATTGGCCGCGCGCTGGAGCGCAAGCTCACGTTCGACTTCGACGGCTTTTCGAGTCCGTCGACATTCAGTTTCCTCAACGGGTTCGGTGCGACGCTCACGCAGCGGCTAGGCGTCGAGCGCCACGGCACGGTGTATTTGCTGATGCGTACGCTCAAGCGGAAGTTCGCGCCCGGGCGGGTTTTCGCGCCCAATCTCTGA